Genomic DNA from Oncorhynchus tshawytscha isolate Ot180627B linkage group LG04, Otsh_v2.0, whole genome shotgun sequence:
AATACCTCTGACCAACTGTTGTATACATTGAAGCTGATCCATGCAATCCTTGCTGGATACACGTTTTGCCGCTGACGCACCAGAACTCTGTAGCGAGGAAACGCTGTTTACCTCTGACATAGGCATACAGTGCAATGGAGCAGCAATCGGACTATTTGCAATAGTGTGACAATTCACGTCTCTATCCGTCATAAGGCGAATAGATGTCGGGGGCGTCGAACAGTTGTCTGGTAGGCCTACTCTATTGGAAATTAAGTATGGCCTGAACCGGGTAGGAGGGCGCACTGGGCGGCGATGCACTGGGGTTACTGAGCGGCGATGCACTGGGGTTGATGCTGTGGTGGAGAGAGCAGCCGTTGCGGCCAAATGGGAGTAGGGATAGGGGAAAATAGCACCAAAAGGAGAAACCGTGAGGCCCTATATGGGAAACAAAGAAAGAGCGGTTAGGGCTGCAAAGTTTGCTGTTATTTTCATTACTTAAATTAGCCTAATTCATTTACGACGTCATAAGCGTAAAAGCCGCCTGTTGAGTAGTGTTGCTGAATTAATAGATGGTAGGCATACCTGCGATGCCATAGCATGCTGCTGAAAGTTCAAGGGTAATCCTGACGTTCCTGACACTCTTTGTACAGAAGATACTGGGATACCAGCCGTGCCCATGGAGCACACTCCGCCAGATGACACAGCCATCAGCATGTGCCCCATTGCTGTTGCTGCTACACTGGATAAAGTTTCTCCCTGCATGTTGACTTGGGCATTGTGTAGGAGACGGTGAGCGACACCCAAGGGGTTGAGAATATATCTTGTCCAATCCGGTGGATAAGAATAGCAGTGTGAAAAACTGCTGCGTCCTAAACCTGTGATGTGAGCACTTTGGTCCGTTTCCACGGTTAAAGGCTGGAAGTGTTCTGTTGCCCTCGGATCCTCTGCTCCAAAGCAACGTGTCATACCACCAGTTATGGAGTTTATATGGTCCTCTTTTGGATCCTCTGAGTCTGTTTCGGTCCTAAGTGAGTCCGTTGAAGCCCTGTCCGCTTTGTCGTGGAATGTGGTGACATTTGGCTCAGGTGTCAGTTCCTCTGTGGTGGTTGAGGTTTTTCGCAAGTCTTGTCCAACATTATTCCAATGTTTGCTTTCTTGACCGCTTTCGTTGTCACTTTGGCAGCCCTCTAACATGATTGGTtaaatacaatgttgtttgtAAACTGAAAACAAGTTGAGGCTAAACATTTTACCATTACAATATATTATGGTACGAAAGGTACAAATGTATTCAATTCGTTATCATACAAACTCACCGATTGACGTTGCATTTCCTGCGCTTTTCAGTGGAGCCTCATCCAAAGAGTCACCAGAGGTTTCACTGAACTTTTGTATATTTATCCCCAATTGTTTCCTAataaaaaaaggaacattttagTAGGCCTATTGACAATTAAGAGTTTCTAGAAGTATTTAGATTTACATTTCTTGTTTTTTGTCTCACTTTTTTTCTCTTCTACCATTGCCAGTGTCACGGAATCCTTTGGCGAAAGGATTGTTATCAATTTTCAGTTGTGTGATCTGAAAATATAAATTACTGTTAAGGACTGTAATGTTTCTAAACATTAGACCAGTAATTACATTTTAACACTATTAATCATAGTctcataggctataggctagtgaCAAACCAGGAGTTGGCCTATAAAATCCTTCAAACGATTCCAACAAAATCTTTGTCCACAATACATTTGTAAAGGGTTTATAAGCAGTTAATAAACGTTGTGTAAATATATTGCATATTACAACAAAATATTTGAAAACACAAACATCAACATTTCATTACTTGCCGAATATTGAGCCTTGGGCATAATATGCTATAGTGTATAGCTTGGCCTATATGTCAGTAATGAATTTAGACCTGGATTGAAGTCTATATAACTGCAATAATTGTTCATCACCATCTATAAACTCTTTACAAACTCTTTATGCataatatatacatgtgtgtatatatatatatatatatatatatatatatatatatacaatttatATTTTCCAGAGTGTTATCAATACGAAAAATACATTGATATTCTGAAATTTGCTTTATGAAATTAATGAGTGCCTACCTTATCGTTTTGATATGCAGTTACAGCAATGAATTCTGTCTCAGAAAAGACATAGGTCCTGAACGTGCTATAAGGTAGTTTGAGGATATCATTGGCCCTCACAACGTGAAACCTGGGCTGGTATTTGTGCATTGAGTTAAGAATCGTCTGTAATTGGAGACAACATACATTTTAAATAATAAACTAGGCCTAGTCATCAACTCGAACTTTAGTTTAAGAAAAACTAGTCTTTCAGTTATATTTCAATATAACAATACATTAGATTAGTTAAACTGCACTGTACATAGACTACATTATTAACACAAAACGCTAGTATTTTTGGAACTTACAAACCCATGCTTGTCCGAGATGTTGTTTGTCAATTTTAATTTGTGAAAATTGACCACTTTTGACATCCATTGCTCGCCAGAAGCGGGACTGTCTGGGTGTATGTACATCCTCTTTGGCATTTCAGGATCTGCCTTTCCTGACACCATCCAACGGGAGTTGTGAAACTTGTACCTGAAGTCGTCGGCCGCAACAATGTCCACGAGCAAAATATATTTTGCCCTTTGGTGCAAGCCAGTACATCTTGCTTTGAACGGTGGAAACATGCGCCTGGAGAAAAGGTTAAACACATCGATTCTAAATTACAGACGTATAGAATATAGGCTGAAAAAAACGAATAACTTTATAGGCTATGGTTATTGATGATATTTTAGAACATTTACCTTCCTGATTTTGTTATGACCATTTCAGTGCCGGATTTGTGGAATTGTGTCCAAAGGTGCCTTGCCTCCAAGTGAACTTTTGGATCATCCTCCGTGGCTTCCGTCTCCAGCGTTTTAGGAGGACTGAGCTTGGCAGACTGGGTTGCATTACGCTGTTCCAGCGAGGCTTTGCGGAGGATCGTTTCAGCATTGACCGGATCCAGCATGCGATGCCTTTGCGCAACAGGCATGTGAAGAGACCCGTGGGAAGTTAACGCAATAGCAGGAAAAAACGGAGATTGTCGGGCCAGCATTGCGTCGAGGGTGAAATCCGAAGCAGTGTTTGGTAAAAACGGTTGGAATGCCATATCTCCTGGTACAAGTGGATCTCTCATTCAAAAGTGAATCCTCTTCATGTCAAGGTAGGACAACCGATGTCTTCAATAATTTCTTAAATGCACAAGTTTAGATATTTGGAATAAGCTATATTCAGTCAAACTGTCACATTTTCTCAAGTGTATTTCAAGCTGGTATTTCGTTGCCATTTCCTCGTAATTACAATGTAGCTTACCCTTTTCAGAAGACAAAAGTAGGCCTACCCATATGCCACCTATTTCAAATTTCGATTAGGCTAGTTTGTGTTAAATCCGAACAAATGTTACCGGTTGCATTCGATAAGTGCATCTCCATCTCATTCCAAGGAATTGTCTTCTATTCTTAGCATTATATTAGGCTACTAGGAGAAAAACAAACCCAGAATCGGGGCAATAGCCTATCCCGTCAAAGATGTAGCGTGCACTTAGCTCATGTTCTTCCTTCCCGAACTGTGCGAATACGTTACGAAGTCCGAGCCGGAGTTGATTGGCTCTTTGACACTTTGGACCTTGTATATTCCATTATGGGTGTGGTTTCACGGATCAGGTGGGTAGAGCGGTTCAGTAAGCAGTATTGTAACATGGGGTGTTGGGTTCATATGCAGTTCGGTCTCTGCCACTTCACGGGTGATCAAAAGAAAACTTTGCAAGAAACGTCGAGCCATATAGTCAGAGTGTTCGTGAGCAATGAAGGATTTAGTGCGCACCATTGCAACTTGGAGCTGTCCACGTGCGTCTGATGCTGAATTCCACTTCTCATCAATAATTTGGCGGGGTAGACTTAATATTGTCCTATTTATATTGCCTTGCTGACATTTAAAAAGAACATAGGCTACACCCAAGAAAGTCAGTGATTGAAGAGATTCAGTGTGGTATGCAaacatactgtagtagacagTAGCCCATGTTTCACTTCACAATGAATGAGCACAAAATAGTGGACTTACACATTTATCATAAATAAGTGTGGTTATCCAAACTACCAGCTAAAAGGCTGGAGAATGTCTAGTTATTAAACGTGTAAGGTCTTTAGGCTAATCCATTAACTATAAGCACAACTTACTTTTTGAATTATTAGAATCATAAAGATATTTCAAGTTTATATTTGACAACTATTATCCACTATAGGCTCATTTTAAATAATTAGAATTGACAATTAACGTAAATGCCACTGGCTATAATTCAAATACAGTCTTGTCATCAAGTAGGTTATGTTTATTAATCTCAAATCATACATTCAGACAGTGATCATTTCAACATATATGTCTGACCCCCAGACAACAATTTCAAAGTCAATCACTCTGTCTACCTCCGCTCTTGTCACTCTATCTGAAGTGTTTCAATAGTCCATCTTCAGTCCATATTACAtactcaaatgttttattttataggCTAATACCACCTTCAACTGCTGCATCATCAAGGAAATACCATTGGCCATCCTAAACACTGGTATGCCTATTAAAACACATTCACTTGCTTCAGTCTTCCCACACCATTCCTGTGCCCCATGGCTTCCTGGACCCACACTGTGACAGCCTTGTGACATGAGAACGGGGCTGCATGGGTACAGTCTACAGTCAGGGCCTTTGCTCTGCAcagctactatatatatatagtatatatacacCTTATATACAAACGtatttggacaccccttcaaattagtggattcaactatttcagccacacccattgctgacaggtgtatacaattgagcacacagccatgcaatctccatagacaaacattggtaatagaatggccttactgaagagcttgtGAATTTCAACCTGGCACAGTCATAAGAtgtcctgctagagcttccccagtcaactgtaagtgctattattgtgaagtggaaacgtctaggagcaacaacggctcagccatgaagtggtaggccacacaagctcacagaatgggaccgccgagtgctgtagCAGCAGAGTGCGTAAAAATCGCCTTCGTTGCAACATTCATTACCAagctccaaactgcctctggaagcaacgtcagcacaataactgttcgtcaagagcttcataaaatgggtttccatggccgagcagccacaaacaagcctaagatcaccatgcgcaatgccaagcgtcggctggagtggtgtaaagcttaccGCCTATGGactatggagcagtggaaacgcgttatttggaatgatgaatcacgcttcaccatttggcagtctgacggacgaatctgggtttggcagataccaggagaacgctacctgcccgaatgcatagtgccagctgtaaagtttgCTGGACGAAcaataatggtctagggctgtttttcttGGTTCGAACTAGGCCttttagttccaatgaagggaaatcttaatgctacagcatacaatgacattctagacaattctgtgctttcaactttgtggcagcaATTTGGTGAAGGCCctgtcctgtttcagcatgacaatgcctccatgcacaaagcgaggtccgtacagaaatggtttgttgagatcggtgtggaaaaacttgactggcctgcacagggcCCTGACCTCAACGCCATCAAACACCTgaattgggatgaattggaacgcctactgcaagccaggcctaatcatccaacatcagttcccgacctcactaatgctcttgaggctgaatgaaagcaagtccccgcaaaaatgttccaacgtctagtggaaagccttctcagaagagtggaggctgttatagcaggaaaggagggaccaactccatattaatgcccatgatttaggaatgagatgtttgacgagcaggtgtccacatacttttggtcatgtagtgtagaaggTCTGCCAGTGATTGTCCAGGATGGATTAGTCTCTGGATTTAGTTACAGAGCTTTTTATTGCTCAATGGTCCATGGCAGGCTAGGAACGTACTAGTGAAACCTCTTACTGAGTGAGAGCAGCAGGTTCGGGACAACAAAGTCTCAGACAGGCGTTCAACCTCCAGTGTCATTGGTTTGCTTTCACCAAAGCTGGCGATGTTAATTTCCTTTCTGCGATTGTTGAGAACCGGATCTGTGTGAATTGTTACAAGGCCTCAGTACTACTATGCTATAGGTTGCTTTCATCTTCTAATACAATTCAAGCAAGGCAGTCACTGTATACACTACAGTGTTGCAGAGTTGACCCAGTGACCAAAAACAAGGGATCGCTATGACAACCCTCGCTGTGAAATTAGATGATACCTCAACATGGAACCTTTGTGTATAGgtttctctatgtgtctctgatCAAATCCTGAACTAAATATGCGTCGTATTCTGGGGTTACACTAGATACACAGCAGCGAATGGGACTGACGATGACCCAATCTTTTTTTGTCAGGAGAGGAAAGGGAAAACCCTGCCTGTCCATCAGCCAACTTCAAAAAGGCCCACTGAGTAATCTGAAACAAGCCGGAGAATGAGAGCAAACAAGATGCCTGGCTGTTATTTGTGGGCTTGGCCACAAGCTGCGTGTGAAACCTGTCACAAGGGACTAACCGCAGATTTCTATTGGGTCACTGCCCAGTGACATCCTCTCCCTGCAAAACTTCTACATTATGCCCCTGTTAGGACATGAAGGACATAAGGGGTCCGGACTCTGGGACAACACTTGTTGAGGGACCTTGAGGGAGCTTGCCAGCAGTAGATTTCAGTTTTGTTGCGGTCACCTAACTCTAACTGTCATCAACAAAGACGGCACTGGTATCACCCTATAGTGGAAACAGTGTACACACTACACATGTTGTACACCCCTGGGTCATGCCGTGCCAATCAAATTTTCGTCACCAGGGTTCAATGTACCACCCTCCACTGTAGGTTCCCTGACCACTTGGGAACTGAGAGCTTGAAGAGCATCCTTATCTCAGTCCAAATAACAGGAAGTAAAGGTGTTATGTTGACAGGCATTGTCCCTTTTCTTTTATGCACCAAAGTTACTTTAAATTCAGCTTATGTCTTAGTCATAAGGTAGAGTGAGATGGCCAGAGGAGTGTGTTGGTTACTAGGTGACAAACCACAGCACGCTAAAAGTCTGAGAAAATAGTACCACAGTCTACGctcacactgaaggtctatagatTCATAATTGCATTCTATACAATGTAAGTCAACCATCTTGCCATATTATTTGCCTATGAATATATTTCCTAGGCAAATATAAACAACTCTGTTCCatgtctctctgcagcactcataTAGCCATTTCTTCTAGCCTAGCCATGGAATCCCAGCTCACAGCTAGGGCCAGGGTCATTGGAAGCTCTCCAAACCGCCATGGCCATGCTGTCTCCCTAACACCTCTGATGTTTCGGTAGTTGAACACTGATGAATGGTCTAATGGTAGCAGGTCAGTGTGACTGAACACATTTGGACTTTGCAGGTATAAGGAATGTAGTTAAACAGAGGAGCAGAGGTGCTAAAGGAGAAATCCTGAGttacgtcccaaatagcacactattccctCTATACcccactactttgaccagagccctatgggcagtGGTTAGAAGTAGTGAATTATGtagtgaataggatgccatttgggacgacgCCCTGGAGTAGATTGTGCATCAAACACACAGCAGCAGCCAAGTGGCAGGGTGATGGAGCAGACTATGAAAACTAATGTGAAGGTAGTGGTTATATAAGGGTCTGATGACCACCTTACTGGTCAGCAGAATATCTGGCCTGGGAATGGGGGAAAATAGGGGACAAGCCACATCATGGAGATATTTCAGTATGTTCTAATACTATCGCCATGATCCAGACAATGTCCTTTTACCTCACACAAGGGACTGTCTTTCCTCTTTATCATTCACAAGTCATCACCTCATCTTCCCTTCCGTCACGGAGAACAGTAGATACCAGTATTATCTGTCTTTGACAGAATCAACATCAAAAGCTATAACGCTGTTCTCACTAAATTATACGGTAACTAAATAAAGTGAAACATGATGTTTCAACAAAGTGCTAGAAAGGGAACTTTTAGCATGGCTGCCTGTCACCATTGTGGTCCACTGGCACAGATAGACTGGGGATatttcccaaattgcaccctatcccctgtgtagtgcactagggcccatagggttctggtcaaatgtagtgcactctgtcatggaatagggtgccatttgtgatgccgCCTGGGACGTCAGACTACACTAGAGGCAGCTGGCGATCAGCATGATTAATGTGACATCTGAGTGGCGTGAAGGGAGAGTGGAGCATGGTGGCTCTACAGGAACACAGTTCTCACACTGCTGTGTGCACTATGCCCCCCAAAGACTACCAGGTCTGGTACACTcatatgttccaaatggcaccctattctaacGGGTAATTTTTCACTGTTTCTCTGGGATCAATAGGTCCTATAAACATGAAGGCCAACCCCTATTGGGCTTGAGTCCCCCTTCTGGTTATTTGTTTATGTTTATTCATTTGAGTGTGTAGTTTGAAATTCTGAGCTGATTTAGGATCCTGTTGGTTCCCCAGATACACAGGTGGAAATGATTTGACACATGAGATTAACATTTTATCATAGTTCTGGGACTCAATGAGCCTCCTATTAGACTCCTATTAGACTCCTACTAGACTCCTACTAGACTCCTATTAGACTCCTATTAGACTCCTACTGGACTCCTATTAGACTCCTATTAGACTCCTATTAGACTCCTACCAGACTCCTACTAGACTCCTATTAGACTGTCCTGAGCCATCTTGGGACATCTGAGTTTCTGTCTCGCTGTCCTGCCTGTTGAGATGGATAGCTGTCCTCCTAGGACTGGGTACATTGTAAAAGTAACACACTCAACAACACTTCAGATATACTGTATTGGCATTTCTGTGCAGTGAAAAGCTACTCTTCAAGATTAGCAAAGGACTGCCAGACTCTGTGAATAAAAGTCCCGCAGTTCCAGCACCCTTGCAGAATTGAACATGAATCCAGATAATGAAAGTAGTGAAAGGTCAATTAAGAAAAAGAAAAGAATGAATAGGCTACATTTGCTCTGATCCCTTTGAACATATTCCTCAGCCCTTTTGTAAAGGATAGCTCTGACACAGGTctgtatatttgagattttatGGTGGTATGTATTGTGATTGATGAGGCAAGTGACAGAGAGGTGCTTGGACAGCACACAGAAGGGGAAATCATCTGAAGTAACCGGCTTCCATTTATTTAAGACTCAagcttctttttttctctcaactTACAGCATTAGCTAAGTTATTAACAGTTTGAAATACCTTCATCAAATCAGAGTTGGATGGTTTTTCCCAAGTATGAATTAGCTAAGTTTGATATGGTGTTGTGTAGAGCTGGAGCTGTTTCCATGAAGAGCATGCTGACAGTGGTGTGGTCCTGTTCTGTCTGGGAGAGTATGGGAAGGGCTTCTCCAAACACCGGGTTACTCAACTTagccaccccccacacatgtgtgcaggcacacacacacacacacacacacacacacacacacacacacacacacacacacactcatcaataCTTGGATGAAGAGACTATTTCACAGGTACAGCTCTTTTTAACTGCAAACCCTCAATCTGTCAGCCACCTCTCAATAAGCTAATAGTTCTAATGTGTGAAAATTGATTTCTCGGGAACTGCTACCTCCTCCTTGCTCAACCCTTTTTCATTCACTTTCCTCTTTCACTCAGCTTTAAAAGGATTTATAGCCTTGTTGTTATTGATAAGCGGAAATGAATTTGACTCAATAATAAAACCTTTGGTTTGTGTAAAGTTTGGGGTCCATGGAAAGTGTATTTGCTGAATAGTGATTTTCATTCAACAGGCCTTGGCACATACATTTGAGGTGGATATAAAGATATACTGTACAGCCTTGGAGTTTAGTAGACAGTGCTAATCTCAGCACAAAGCCTCATCATTTTTGCTGAAGCTTTGAGCTTAATGCTGCTTTCGTGTTAGGCCTAAATGTCTTAACAGTACTGATCCCTGGCAGCCATATCCCGAGTAAACTTCTGTTGTGGTGTTTAGCAAAAAATAAGATGTAGTTGGAACCTCCCGGTAAATGGAAACCTCTTAGTATACTTGATTAATAACAAAAGAGCAGCAGCTGTGGCAAGATGTACGTGGTTGCTGTTGACAACCCCTGGGGATTTAACCCAAAGCTCAGCTGGTAATTTGCTGCCTTACACTTTAGGTCAACTATACAATGAGTCTTAGTCGGTTTATTGATGTCCCTCTTCCTTCCTGTGTGTGGGGGAagtggattattattattttttaagcaTTTAACAGACATAGGTGAATTTGTTAGAGGGACTtcgttaaaaaaaatatagaataCACAATCCTCAAAGGCTGCCCTCAGCATTTGTCCTCCCAACCTCCTCTTGACGAGATTGGCCACTCGAAAAGAAAATATGCCCAAATCCCTTAATTAGGCCAGATATTTTAATTAGGAGTAGGTAGATAGGcggaatacatactgtatgttttttcttttttccttgtttGCATTACCTCTGAATGAAAGaggcctcctctccccctccttaaTCCCCTTTCCCTAACATTCTCAGAGCTTGACATTCTCTTGCAATTTCTACATCATTTTGATCCTTCTCTGAAACAGACGACCCTCGAGTTACTGCTTTTCACCTTTCCCTCGTGTCTATTGTTGAAAGAGGCACACAGGGTTAAGCAGGAAGTAAAAGGCTAGCCtatgtcttccttcctctctctctctctctctctctctctctctctctctctctctctctctctctctctctctctctctctctctctctctctgccctataACCATACTCCTTTCATGGAAATGGCTCTGCTTTTTAATAACAAGCATCTAGAATTTGGCAATAGAAGTCAATGACTTAGACCAACACTTCTACAAGAACTGCTGCTTTCAGGATGCACCCACAGATGTTGAGTGACCACCGTCATTAAGAACAATGTTCCACTAAACAAGTCAGGTGCTCTATTATGCCAACAGACTGTAGGGGATCTTGCTTTTTGTATTTGACCTTTGCACTCCTACTAATCGGAGGATCATTGGCCATGCTTCACTAGAGAGCTGAATGTTCATAAGTGTTTACTGAGCAAATATGACCCCATTGGCCCCACGTGGGTATTTCGTGGGCAAGGTGGGCACACACCAAGCCCACACCAATCCCACATCAGCCtcacacaggctagcccacaacAAGCCCAACACAGGTTAGCCCACACTAAGCctaacacaggctagcccacaccaacccCAGGCTAGCTCACACCAAGCCCAGGCTAGCTCACACCAAGCCCAGGCTAGCTCACACCAAGCCCAGGCTAGCTCACACCAACCCCAGGCTAGCTCACACCAACCCCAGGCTAGCTCACACCAAGCCCAGACTAGCTCACACCAA
This window encodes:
- the tbx3b gene encoding T-box transcription factor TBX3 — protein: MRDPLVPGDMAFQPFLPNTASDFTLDAMLARQSPFFPAIALTSHGSLHMPVAQRHRMLDPVNAETILRKASLEQRNATQSAKLSPPKTLETEATEDDPKVHLEARHLWTQFHKSGTEMVITKSGRRMFPPFKARCTGLHQRAKYILLVDIVAADDFRYKFHNSRWMVSGKADPEMPKRMYIHPDSPASGEQWMSKVVNFHKLKLTNNISDKHGFTILNSMHKYQPRFHVVRANDILKLPYSTFRTYVFSETEFIAVTAYQNDKITQLKIDNNPFAKGFRDTGNGRREKKKQLGINIQKFSETSGDSLDEAPLKSAGNATSIEGCQSDNESGQESKHWNNVGQDLRKTSTTTEELTPEPNVTTFHDKADRASTDSLRTETDSEDPKEDHINSITGGMTRCFGAEDPRATEHFQPLTVETDQSAHITGLGRSSFSHCYSYPPDWTRYILNPLGVAHRLLHNAQVNMQGETLSSVAATAMGHMLMAVSSGGVCSMGTAGIPVSSVQRVSGTSGLPLNFQQHAMASQGLTVSPFGAIFPYPYSHLAATAALSTTASTPVHRRSVTPVHRRPVRPPTRFRPYLISNRVGLPDNCSTPPTSIRLMTDRDVNCHTIANSPIAAPLHCMPMSEVNSVSSLQSSGASAAKRVSSKDCMDQLQCIQQLVRGIDSYQDRDSYS